The Polyangium mundeleinium genome contains the following window.
GGTGACGGTGAGGAACGTGAGCTTGTCGTTCGTCTCGCGGAGCCGTTGCGTCAGCATCCGGACGAAACTCCAGAGCACCTCGTAGGCGAGGTCCTTGTGCAAGAACAGGAGGTCCTCGAAGGCGTCCTTGGGCACCGTGAGCAGGCGACATCGCTCGTGGACGCGGGCGTCTGCGGAGCGCGGCGCCTCGTCGAGCAGGCTCATCTCGCCGAACACCGAGCCCGGGCCCAGCACCGCGAGCGCCTCCTCGCCCATGCCCGGCACCTCACGGCTGATGCGTACCTTGCCTTCGAGGATGATGTAGAGCTTGTCGCCCGGATCTCCGTGCTGGAAGATCTTCGTCCCGAGCGCGTGGGACTCTTCGTTGGCGACGCGCGAGATCAGCTCGAGCGCCTGGGTGGTGAGCCCCTCGAAGAGGGGCACCTTGCTGAGCTTCTCGATGCGTTCGGCGACGTCCACAGGTGCGCCGAGGATAATGAGGCGCCGCGCGGAAAGGAAGCGTGGCCGCGGCCTTTGAACGTCAGCGCGTGAAGCGGACGCGGATCGGCGGTGTCGCGGCCACCATCGGCGTCCCGGTCCGGTCGAGCGCGGGCGTGTAGCGCCGCGACAGGGCGCAGAGACGCGCGGCACGGCCGAAGCCGTAGCCCGGATCGTTCACGACCTTCACGGTTTGCGGCGAACCGTCGGCACGCACCGTCACGATGATCGACACCACGGCCTGATCGATCTGCTCGGCGTCGGCCTCGGGCGGGAAGGGACAATCCCACGCGGAGCTGCCGACGAGGCCCGCGGCCTTCGAGTTGTCCGGCCCCGTGGGCGCCGGCGGCGGCCCGCCTTTGCCCGTACCCGTGCCGCCTTCTTTCCCGTCGAGCGAGGCGCCCTTGTTGTACGTCGGGGTCTTTCCGGTCCCCTGCGCGCTCACCATCCCGTACCCCGGGCCGCTCCCGTCGCCGCTCACGAAGCCTTGCCCCGTCATGTCCACGGGCTCTTCTTCGTCCGGCTCCTGCGTGATCACCTTCGCGGCTTGCGAGGGCGGCGGCGGCGGAACGTTGTCGGGGACCTCTTCGTCCGGCGCCTTCTCGGCCTTCGCCTGCGGCACGGGCGGCGGAGCTTCGGGCTCCGGCTCCGGCTCCGGGGGTTTTTCCTCGGGCTTCGGCTTGTCTTCGTTCTTCGGCGTCAGATCGATGTCGTATTCGGTCCAGAAGAACTCGTGCAGCCCTTGACGCATCTCGCCGACCGCGCGGCGCATGTCGAAGAGGGCCGTCATCGCCTGCGCGGAGGCGTAGCCGTGCGAGAGCAGCGCGAGCACGAGCCCGATCGCCGTGCCCGTCTTCGCGGCGCGATCTCCGAGCGCGACGACGGGCGCGAGCGGATCACGGTCGCGCCCGGCGGTGTGGTGGAACTGGCTTCCCCCCATCACGACTCTGTTCGCCGCCGAGCTCATGATCGATGTATCTCCAAGGTTCTAGCGTGGAGCTCCGCGTGGCCTAGCGGAGCCCCTCAAGTCCAAGCGAAGGTATCACGGCGTCACGGGCGTGGGCGGCGGGGCCGGGGCCGCCTTGCCGTCCTCGGCGGGCACGGGCGTCACGCCGAAGGCGATTTTCGTGATTCCGGCTCGCTTCAGGAGATCGAGCGCGTGAAGCACGCGGCCGTGCTGAACCGTCTGCTCTGCGCGGATGACGGCGCGCAGATCGGGCGTCTTCGCCTGCGCCTCCTTCGCGAGCGGGAGCGCGGCGTCGTCGGTCGGCAGCTTCTTGCCGTCGATGACCATGTCCCCGTTCGCGCGGAGCTCGACGCTGAAGACCATCTGCACCTCTTGCCCCGATGCGGCCTTCGGCAGGTCGAGCGGCAGGGCCTGGGACACGATGATCTTCGCCGTCACCATGAAGATGATGAGGAGCACGAGGGTGATGTCGACGAGGGGGGTGACGTTGATCCCCTCGACCATGTTCTCCTCGTTGTTGGAGCTCGACCCGGCCATCAGCCGTTCTCCTCGCTGGACTCGTCCTCGTCCTCGCCCTTTTTGGCGGCCTTCTTGTTCTGCGCGCCGTTCGTCTTCGCGGGCTTCGCCTCGGCCTTCTTCGCGGACACGGCGAGGGCGATGTCCTCGACCGCTTCCTCGAGCGCGCTCTCCTTCTCGCCATGCAGGTGCGCGAGCAGCACGCGCGTGAGCGCGTCGGTGTTCGCGATCGTCGAGCGGATGAGCCGCTGGAAGTAGTTGTTCGCGGCGACGGCCGGGATGGCGACCGCGAGGCCGACGGCCGTGGCGACGAGCGCCTCGGCGATGCTCGACATGACCTGCTGCGGTGCCATCGCCGCGGAGGCGGCCTGCGCGAGCGGCTTCTCGGCGGCCTTGCCGAGCGCGTCGAACGCGCCGACGACGCCGATGACGGTGCCGAAGAGGCCGATGAACGGAGCGTTGTTGCCGAGGGTGCCGAGGTAGGCGAGGCGCCGCTCGAGCTTCATGCGCTGGAGGGCGAGCGCGCCGGCCATCGCCTCCTCGGCGGCCTTCGGCCCGCGATCGGCCTCGACGAGGCCTGCCTTCACGACGGCCGCTTCGGCCGAGGGCGAGGCCTCCATGCGCTTCTGCGCGGCCTCGATCGAGTCCTTCAACGTGTTCCGCAGATCCCGCGCCAGCACGACCACGTCGTCTCGCAGCGACCAGAAGAACCAGGCGCGCTCGAGGATGATCGCGACGCTCACCACGGAGAGCCCGATCATGAGCCACATGACCCAGGCAGCGCCGAAGCCGACCATGATGCGCTGCAGCCACTCGATGAGATTCATCTTCCGGTTGTGCCTTTCAATCGTGGGCCGTTGCAGCCCGGCTTTTGATCTGGTTTACACGCCCTCTCGACGAGGCTCGAGGCGGGCGCGAAGTGGCGCTAAGCGGAATCGGAAGGCTCGGAGGAGGACTCGTCGCCTTCTTCGCCACTGTCCGCGTCGCTGGCGCGGAACGTCGCATCGGCGATCTGACAAGCGGTGGCGAGGACCGTTGTGGCGTAGCCACCCTTCGGTAGCACAAAAGAAACGGTGAGCCCGCCGGATGCGTCAATCGGACGCACCGAGAGGTCGGCGACCATGAGCCGCAGGGGCCTTCGGGTGCCCTCGCCGAGGGCGCGGAAGGCCTCGAGCCGGCTCGCGTCGGGCAGCACCGTGGCGAGCACTTCACGCTCGATGTCCCGCGGCGCGCCCTCGGGCCAGCGCATCTTCGCGCCGAACATCGGTCCGGTTGGTGAGATGGCCCCAGCCTCGGCCCGCGCCTTCGCGTCGTCGAGGTCCCG
Protein-coding sequences here:
- a CDS encoding cyclic nucleotide-binding domain-containing protein, which codes for MDVAERIEKLSKVPLFEGLTTQALELISRVANEESHALGTKIFQHGDPGDKLYIILEGKVRISREVPGMGEEALAVLGPGSVFGEMSLLDEAPRSADARVHERCRLLTVPKDAFEDLLFLHKDLAYEVLWSFVRMLTQRLRETNDKLTFLTVTGKF
- a CDS encoding energy transducer TonB, translated to MSSAANRVVMGGSQFHHTAGRDRDPLAPVVALGDRAAKTGTAIGLVLALLSHGYASAQAMTALFDMRRAVGEMRQGLHEFFWTEYDIDLTPKNEDKPKPEEKPPEPEPEPEAPPPVPQAKAEKAPDEEVPDNVPPPPPSQAAKVITQEPDEEEPVDMTGQGFVSGDGSGPGYGMVSAQGTGKTPTYNKGASLDGKEGGTGTGKGGPPPAPTGPDNSKAAGLVGSSAWDCPFPPEADAEQIDQAVVSIIVTVRADGSPQTVKVVNDPGYGFGRAARLCALSRRYTPALDRTGTPMVAATPPIRVRFTR
- a CDS encoding ExbD/TolR family protein gives rise to the protein MAGSSSNNEENMVEGINVTPLVDITLVLLIIFMVTAKIIVSQALPLDLPKAASGQEVQMVFSVELRANGDMVIDGKKLPTDDAALPLAKEAQAKTPDLRAVIRAEQTVQHGRVLHALDLLKRAGITKIAFGVTPVPAEDGKAAPAPPPTPVTP
- a CDS encoding MotA/TolQ/ExbB proton channel family protein, producing the protein MNLIEWLQRIMVGFGAAWVMWLMIGLSVVSVAIILERAWFFWSLRDDVVVLARDLRNTLKDSIEAAQKRMEASPSAEAAVVKAGLVEADRGPKAAEEAMAGALALQRMKLERRLAYLGTLGNNAPFIGLFGTVIGVVGAFDALGKAAEKPLAQAASAAMAPQQVMSSIAEALVATAVGLAVAIPAVAANNYFQRLIRSTIANTDALTRVLLAHLHGEKESALEEAVEDIALAVSAKKAEAKPAKTNGAQNKKAAKKGEDEDESSEENG